The following proteins come from a genomic window of Mariniflexile sp. TRM1-10:
- a CDS encoding DUF7935 family protein produces the protein MDANRLIDLFLFAIPSLITGLIAYYFFKEHTKNEDGRRRFLLKKDLQVNVLPMRLQAYERMVLFLERMTPSNLLIRVPPTTSNKEAYEALIIQNIEQEFEHNLTQQIYISERCWNIINAAKNATIQLIRKASLLEKTDTANKLREVILTEMMERRSPSDAALSFIKEEVSELW, from the coding sequence ATGGATGCTAACAGACTAATTGACCTTTTTTTATTTGCTATTCCTTCATTAATTACTGGACTTATTGCTTATTATTTTTTTAAGGAACACACCAAAAACGAAGATGGCAGAAGACGGTTTTTATTGAAGAAAGATTTGCAAGTTAATGTCCTGCCAATGCGATTACAAGCCTATGAGCGCATGGTGTTGTTTTTAGAACGCATGACCCCATCAAATTTACTAATTAGAGTTCCTCCAACAACTTCAAACAAGGAAGCTTATGAGGCTTTAATTATACAGAATATTGAACAAGAATTTGAACATAATTTAACACAACAAATCTATATAAGCGAGAGGTGTTGGAACATTATTAATGCAGCGAAAAATGCCACGATTCAATTAATAAGAAAAGCCAGTTTACTTGAAAAAACCGATACAGCCAATAAGCTTAGAGAGGTTATTTTAACCGAAATGATGGAACGCCGTTCACCGAGTGATGCTGCATTATCATTTATAAAAGAAGAAGTATCTGAATTATGGTAA
- a CDS encoding patatin-like phospholipase family protein, producing the protein MRALVISGGGSKGAYAGGVAEYLIKEKGCKYDLYVGTSTGSLLVPHLAAGKIDKIYDVFTDVKQSNIFSVNPFRIQKKGDREYVSINFVNSLWQFIKMKRTFGESKALKRYLKKHFTEEEYYFIKTTKEDVVVTVSNLSQNRVEYKSIKDFSYDEFCEWIWISCNYIPFMSLAKVDGFEYADGAFGCVVPIREAIQRGATEIDAVVLESENMEYMKVLGKNPFSLMLNLFGHLLDQVERSDILIGKLAAKNKGVKLNLYYTPSKLTENSLIFNKKLMVSWWQQGFDYAKSRHK; encoded by the coding sequence ATGAGGGCATTAGTAATTTCAGGCGGTGGTAGTAAGGGGGCTTATGCAGGTGGTGTAGCCGAATATTTAATTAAAGAAAAAGGATGTAAATATGATCTATATGTAGGAACCTCTACGGGAAGTTTGTTGGTGCCACACCTTGCTGCTGGTAAGATTGACAAAATTTATGATGTGTTTACAGACGTCAAGCAAAGCAATATTTTTAGTGTGAACCCTTTTCGAATACAAAAAAAAGGAGATAGAGAATATGTGTCTATAAACTTTGTAAATTCGTTGTGGCAATTTATAAAAATGAAGCGCACCTTTGGTGAAAGCAAAGCGTTGAAACGTTATCTTAAAAAACACTTTACGGAAGAAGAGTATTATTTTATAAAAACAACTAAAGAAGACGTGGTTGTAACGGTTTCGAATCTATCTCAAAACAGAGTGGAGTATAAGTCTATAAAAGATTTTTCTTATGATGAATTTTGTGAATGGATTTGGATTTCGTGTAACTACATTCCTTTTATGTCGTTGGCGAAAGTCGATGGTTTTGAGTATGCCGATGGCGCTTTTGGTTGCGTGGTACCTATACGAGAAGCTATTCAGCGAGGTGCAACAGAAATTGACGCCGTGGTTTTAGAATCTGAAAACATGGAATACATGAAAGTGTTGGGCAAAAACCCATTTTCCTTAATGCTCAATTTATTTGGGCATTTGTTGGATCAAGTAGAACGCAGTGATATTCTTATAGGAAAGCTTGCGGCTAAGAATAAAGGGGTAAAACTTAATTTGTATTATACACCTTCAAAACTCACTGAAAACTCACTGATATTCAATAAAAAACTCATGGTTTCTTGGTGGCAACAAGGGTTTGATTATGCAAAGAGCAGGCATAAATAA